Below is a genomic region from Synechococcales cyanobacterium T60_A2020_003.
AAACATTAGATGGGATGTCCAAGGCGATCGCTAAATCTTGATGTTCGATCGGCGTTGTTGCATGAAAGAGGGGTTACGGGCGGGAGAGGCATGGTAAATTTCAGTTATCACACATAAAACCTGCCATGAAACCTCAATACCGCATCCGCAACTGGTCAGAGTATAACGCTGGATTGAAGGCTAGGGGAAGCCTCACCTTCTGGATCGACGAATCTGTCCTAGAGCAGTGGGTCGTCGAGGAGTTGAGCGGCAAACCCGGCGCGTCAGTTCTTTATAGTGACCTTGCGATTCAAACAATGGC
It encodes:
- a CDS encoding transposase; its protein translation is MKPQYRIRNWSEYNAGLKARGSLTFWIDESVLEQWVVEELSGKPGASVLYSDLAIQTMA